From a region of the Phaseolus vulgaris cultivar G19833 chromosome 6, P. vulgaris v2.0, whole genome shotgun sequence genome:
- the LOC137830964 gene encoding uncharacterized protein: MSPSKSKSKEKKAGKEAQKSAAKSSGSANAVAGVPASAYNPILGTFHTLEMQPASTSQVQLNGRFRNIDETDEPPAGSVVAGVEYDSVSNNGSWSGESEDHKEKSSNPPARLEAVPGADNDKREKIRQKNERKHQRQKERRAQELHDRSSGYIMSRKLEALAQQLVAMGFSHERATVALILNEGRVEESVAWLFEGGEEADNHKDANIAGSNLKIDISEELARIADLEIKYSFSKQEVERAVVACEGDLDKAAESLRELKLERPSGSPKPDEIGDPPSFGSKQSGVLNQNARPQTKPILSPNQLKKDEKDFNYTKQAVTGGSVESSNRPVQPLKRIQPKSDWAKSQQASIPADKRWPSAGSNPSVSYSLASPLQVSPTPAKTEASYMAVGGDYKNLQPGPARESVIVMQRPQTVNTKQIPAASLSSSPPGIAASWYPANSVEVMRSNGFMSHPPSSKSLSSNYFSSNPMYHQLQGQPPQQFVAGNSSSVDLQQTNRGNSPWNRTMAVSPTLAAASSLGLFSGLGSAATSGSTSPVDWSTGGSMQFDYTNIDWSLDRGLSPPRSNALLLGLSPFTKSSALYSSNASGVVPQPAIRSLPSNGSIVPLPGLQDGGVSSAETSGSREWSSPFEGKDLFSLPRQFVSSPSL, from the coding sequence ATGTCTCCTTCCAAATCTAAGTCTAAAGAAAAAAAGGCAGGCAAAGAAGCTCAGAAGTCCGCTGCCAAGTCTTCAGGATCTGCTAATGCAGTAGCTGGTGTACCAGCTAGTGCATACAACCCTATATTAGGAACATTCCATACTTTGGAGATGCAACCAGCATCTACTTCCCAAGTACAATTGAATGGTCGTTTTCGGAATATAGATGAGACAGATGAACCTCCCGCTGGCTCAGTGGTAGCTGGTGTGGAGTATGATTCTGTTTCTAACAATGGTAGTTGGTCTGGTGAGTCAGAGGACCATAAAGAGAAATCTTCTAATCCTCCTGCTCGACTGGAGGCAGTACCAGGAGCTGATAATGACAAACGAGAGAAAATTCGCCAGAAGAATGAAAGGAAACATCAACGACAGAAGGAAAGGCGGGCACAAGAGTTGCATGATCGTAGCAGTGGATATATTATGTCAAGGAAACTCGAGGCACTTGCTCAACAGCTTGTGGCAATGGGGTTTTCTCACGAGCGTGCAACAGTAGCATTGATACTGAATGAAGGAAGGGTGGAGGAATCAGTAGCATGGCTGTTCGAAGGTGGTGAAGAAGCAGATAATCATAAAGATGCAAATATAGCCGGGAGTAATTTGAAAATTGATATATCAGAGGAACTTGCTCGGATTGCAGACCTAGAAATCAAGTATAGTTTCTCAAAACAGGAGGTTGAAAGAGCTGTTGTTGCTTGTGAGGGTGATCTTGATAAGGCTGCAGAGTCTTTGAGAGAATTGAAGCTGGAACGACCATCTGGCTCACCAAAGCCAGATGAAATTGGTGATCCTCCTTCATTTGGCAGTAAGCAGTCAGGAGTTCTGAATCAGAATGCTAGGCCACAGACTAAACCCATTCTTTCTccaaatcaactcaaaaaaGATGAAAAGGATTTTAACTATACCAAGCAAGCAGTTACTGGAGGATCTGTGGAATCCAGCAACAGACCTGTGCAGCCTCTTAAGAGAATCCAACCCAAGTCTGATTGGGCAAAGTCTCAACAAGCTTCTATACCAGCTGACAAGAGGTGGCCAAGTGCAGGATCTAATCCTTCAGTTTCTTACTCATTGGCATCACCATTGCAAGTGTCACCAACACCTGCTAAGACAGAGGCTTCTTATATGGCTGTTGGAGGTGATTATAAGAACCTTCAACCTGGTCCAGCTAGGGAGTCAGTAATTGTGATGCAGCGACCTCAAACTGTTAATACAAAGCAGATTCCAGCTGCCAGCTTGAGTTCTTCTCCTCCTGGAATAGCTGCCAGTTGGTATCCAGCTAACAGTGTAGAAGTCATGAGGTCCAATGGCTTTATGTCTCACCCTCCTAGCTCTAAAAGCCTCAGTTCAAACTATTTCAGTTCTAATCCAATGTATCACCAACTCCAGGGTCAGCCTCCTCAACAGTTTGTGGCTGGCAACAGCAGTTCAGTTGATCTGCAACAAACCAACCGAGGAAATAGCCCATGGAATAGAACAATGGCTGTGTCTCCAACGCTCGCTGCTGCTTCttctcttggactcttttctggGCTAGGATCTGCAGCAACTTCAGGGTCAACTTCTCCAGTAGACTGGAGCACTGGTGGATCAATGCAATTTGATTATACCAATATAGACTGGTCCTTGGATAGAGGCTTATCTCCACCTAGGTCTAATGCATTGTTGCTAGGGCTTTCACCTTTTACAAAGAGTAGTGCTCTATACAGCTCAAATGCTTCTGGTGTGGTTCCTCAGCCAGCAATTAGATCGTTACCCTCTAATGGTAGCATTGTTCCCTTGCCTGGATTGCAAGATGGTGGAGTATCTTCTGCTGAAACATCAGGTTCTCGGGAATGGAGTTCTCCATTTGAAGGAAAAGATCTTTTTAGTTTACCGAGACAGTTTGTTTCTTCTCCCTCTCTGTAG